The following are encoded in a window of Shewanella psychrotolerans genomic DNA:
- a CDS encoding lipoprotein-releasing ABC transporter permease subunit — translation MNLALSWNIGYRYWRARKANAFASFITIFAVSGILLGVAALIIVSSVMNGLEGQLKQRILGAVPQLTVHSEQKLNQWQQNADALVELDGIIAVSPSISTQAMLQAPNSISAVQIYGIYPELEKQNLALINQHFNGSLAALKSGEYNIVLGAELARRLDVAPGDKIRVLSGDGVVYSPLGPVPSQRNFRVVGVFEMGSQVDASLAYVHHDDAQRLMRQKPGEIKQLRLYLNDPFNAANIAPKVTDTFAQSGVSVTTSDWRDSYGHLFAAVKMEKNMMSLMLSLIIAVAAFNIVSALVMMVVDKTTDIAVLKTQGLRTSSVMSIFMIQGSLNALLGLLGGLIIGVFITLNLNTIMAALGISILGAGQTLPVQLEFTQLSAIVIGTLVITFLATVYPALRAANVQPASALRYE, via the coding sequence ATGAATTTAGCGTTATCTTGGAACATAGGTTATCGATATTGGCGAGCACGTAAAGCCAATGCCTTCGCCTCTTTTATTACCATTTTTGCCGTTTCGGGCATTTTACTTGGGGTGGCTGCGTTGATCATCGTCAGTTCGGTGATGAATGGATTAGAGGGACAATTAAAACAACGCATTTTGGGCGCGGTGCCTCAGTTAACCGTTCATAGCGAGCAAAAACTGAACCAGTGGCAGCAAAATGCAGATGCCTTAGTTGAGCTTGATGGCATTATCGCAGTGAGTCCAAGTATCTCCACCCAAGCTATGTTGCAAGCGCCGAATAGTATCAGCGCGGTACAAATCTACGGTATCTATCCTGAGCTTGAAAAACAAAATTTAGCCTTGATCAATCAACATTTCAATGGGTCATTGGCGGCACTTAAGTCAGGAGAATATAACATAGTGCTAGGGGCCGAATTGGCGCGCCGTCTGGATGTTGCTCCTGGTGACAAAATTAGAGTTTTGAGTGGTGATGGGGTTGTCTATTCGCCATTAGGACCTGTGCCAAGCCAACGAAACTTTCGTGTTGTTGGCGTCTTTGAAATGGGATCTCAGGTCGATGCTAGCTTGGCCTATGTTCATCACGATGATGCGCAGCGCCTAATGCGGCAAAAACCAGGAGAGATAAAGCAACTCAGACTTTATCTAAATGACCCGTTTAACGCCGCTAACATTGCGCCGAAAGTGACTGATACATTTGCACAATCGGGAGTTAGTGTTACAACTTCTGATTGGCGTGACAGTTATGGTCACCTGTTTGCGGCGGTAAAAATGGAAAAGAACATGATGTCGCTGATGCTTAGCCTGATCATTGCGGTGGCTGCGTTTAATATTGTTTCGGCACTGGTGATGATGGTGGTCGATAAAACCACAGATATCGCCGTATTAAAGACACAAGGACTGCGCACCTCGAGTGTCATGAGCATTTTTATGATCCAAGGCTCGTTAAACGCGTTATTAGGTTTGCTCGGCGGTTTGATCATTGGTGTCTTTATCACCCTCAATTTAAATACGATTATGGCGGCCCTTGGGATCTCAATTTTAGGGGCTGGACAAACACTGCCCGTACAGTTGGAGTTTACCCAGTTAAGCGCGATTGTTATCGGCACCCTAGTGATTACTTTTTTAGCCACGGTTTACCCTGCATTACGAGCCGCTAACGTTCAGCCCGCTAGCGCATTAAGGTACGAATAA
- the lolD gene encoding lipoprotein-releasing ABC transporter ATP-binding protein LolD, which translates to MTQQDNKSLLLQVKSVTKRYHEGSIDTLVLNGVDLDVYSGEQLAIVGTSGSGKSTLLHIMGTLDKPSNGQVTLQGEDLYTLSASRQAKVRNQDLGFIYQFHHLLPEFSALENVAMPGLIQGRDRKSVEQEASALLERVGLGHRLNHTPSEMSGGERQRTAIARALINKPKLVLADEPTGNLDAASGESVYELIRELGSQLGTAFVVVTHDPKLAARMDRQLRMKDGHLYHTKEALEADAQELA; encoded by the coding sequence ATGACCCAACAAGATAATAAGAGTTTGCTGTTACAGGTAAAAAGCGTCACTAAACGTTACCATGAAGGCAGTATCGATACTCTGGTATTAAATGGCGTAGATCTCGATGTTTATAGTGGTGAGCAGCTTGCGATAGTGGGCACTTCTGGCTCGGGTAAGAGTACCTTATTGCATATTATGGGCACGCTTGATAAACCCAGTAATGGTCAAGTCACCTTGCAAGGAGAAGATCTTTATACTTTGTCAGCGAGCCGCCAGGCCAAGGTACGCAATCAAGATCTGGGTTTTATCTATCAGTTTCACCATCTACTGCCCGAATTCAGTGCATTAGAAAATGTCGCTATGCCTGGACTTATTCAAGGGCGTGATCGTAAGTCGGTAGAGCAAGAAGCGAGTGCTTTACTGGAGCGCGTGGGATTAGGACATAGATTAAATCACACACCATCGGAGATGTCTGGCGGTGAGCGTCAACGTACTGCTATAGCAAGAGCATTGATAAATAAACCTAAATTGGTATTAGCCGATGAACCTACGGGGAACTTAGATGCCGCGAGTGGTGAGTCGGTTTATGAGTTGATACGTGAGCTTGGTAGTCAACTCGGCACGGCTTTTGTTGTGGTGACTCATGATCCTAAATTAGCGGCGCGTATGGACAGACAACTGCGAATGAAAGATGGACATCTTTATCATACGAAAGAGGCTTTAGAGGCTGACGCACAGGAGCTTGCATGA
- a CDS encoding diguanylate cyclase domain-containing protein has product MHLGSNKKHLAIFSLFSLLFMIVATFTVNMICQYLVENAISKEKEDIRKNLSLVRFNFEASVYMDTYLADSLATVTTIDPEFARENWARIATKLLAKAKYVRSVAFAPNNVITLVYPEKGNERAIGFDFRTQPEQLKTVLLAKERQGVFIAGPVNLVQGGVGLIARYPIFSDSPLNTDYWGAVSVVMDYERLLDETGLTRFQGANIALRKQVLPDETSQVFYGEETVFDQPDIQYPIQLPSGTWQLAAKFDIDNHEQIQHINNISLVIGWLTILLIYAVMVLLYRHYKHTHNAALEDELTQLPNRRFMISLLNKLITEGGNNATFTLLNIDLNGFKQVNDELGHEAGDELLKHIAKLLVSETSPYGTVARFGGDEFLILLRNISDVSQIEALITQLRETVEASYLNWGETQIIPSLSIGFAMFEGQITTVKQLLSNADKSMYAHKRRARNKKAS; this is encoded by the coding sequence ATGCATTTAGGTTCAAATAAAAAACATTTAGCGATTTTTTCACTGTTCTCTTTATTATTTATGATCGTCGCAACCTTTACCGTGAACATGATATGTCAGTACTTGGTAGAGAATGCGATCTCGAAAGAGAAAGAAGATATTCGTAAGAATTTGTCATTAGTTCGATTTAATTTCGAAGCCTCCGTCTATATGGATACCTATCTAGCAGATAGCTTAGCCACAGTAACCACCATTGACCCAGAGTTTGCCAGGGAAAATTGGGCGAGGATAGCGACAAAATTATTGGCTAAAGCCAAATATGTTCGCAGCGTCGCGTTCGCTCCAAATAACGTGATCACGCTGGTTTATCCCGAAAAAGGAAATGAGCGAGCAATAGGATTTGATTTCAGAACCCAGCCAGAACAACTCAAAACCGTCTTGTTAGCGAAGGAAAGACAAGGCGTGTTTATTGCGGGACCCGTTAACTTAGTCCAAGGCGGTGTAGGACTCATTGCTCGCTACCCTATTTTCTCAGACTCTCCCTTAAACACTGACTATTGGGGAGCGGTCAGCGTTGTCATGGACTATGAGAGACTACTTGACGAAACGGGATTAACCCGTTTTCAAGGCGCTAACATTGCATTGCGCAAACAAGTATTACCCGATGAAACTAGCCAAGTGTTTTACGGCGAAGAGACAGTATTTGATCAACCAGACATACAATACCCCATCCAGCTACCCAGCGGAACATGGCAACTTGCAGCTAAGTTTGACATAGATAATCACGAACAAATTCAACACATTAATAATATTTCACTTGTCATTGGCTGGCTGACAATTTTGCTTATTTACGCCGTGATGGTCTTGCTCTACAGACATTATAAACATACCCATAACGCTGCACTTGAAGATGAACTGACGCAATTACCCAATAGACGCTTCATGATTAGTTTACTCAATAAATTAATCACCGAGGGCGGCAATAATGCGACGTTTACACTACTCAATATTGATCTAAACGGTTTCAAACAGGTAAACGACGAATTAGGACATGAGGCCGGAGATGAGCTACTCAAACATATCGCCAAACTACTTGTCTCGGAAACCTCGCCATACGGAACCGTGGCTCGCTTTGGGGGCGATGAATTCTTAATACTATTAAGAAATATTTCCGATGTATCGCAGATAGAAGCGCTTATTACTCAACTCCGTGAAACCGTGGAAGCGAGTTACCTTAACTGGGGCGAGACACAAATCATCCCATCGTTAAGCATAGGTTTTGCCATGTTTGAAGGGCAAATCACCACAGTTAAACAGCTGTTATCCAATGCAGATAAGAGCATGTACGCACACAAGCGCCGCGCTAGAAATAAGAAAGCCTCATAG
- the mfd gene encoding transcription-repair coupling factor — protein MNAFSVLTPPKVKGVKTPQTLSQLHGAAQAITLANIGANYNGLTLVVTHDTPSALQLETELKYLLKPASVPVLLFPDRETLPYDSFSPHQDLVSQRLETLSRISIEKQSLVIVPISTLMVRLPPQSFLTGNVLLLNKGDIYQLEQVRQQLVNTGYHLVEQVYEHGEFAVRGSIIDIFPMGSNNPYRIELFDNEVESIRQFDPETQRSSAEIEGIRLLPAKEFPTDDAAIEGFRQRYRRQFDVVVKEPESIYQMVSRKVMPAGIESYLPLFFDETATLFDYLPEQTQLVALGDLETAAKSHLNEVAQRYENRRVDPLRPLLPPKDLYLLAEQVFQAFKQLPRLLCKGRDFQGTSIPAKVEALPDIASNHKLKQPLIALQEYASSGISILFCAESEGRREALIELLAKIEIKPQLFDHFNQFVENPAQFGLIVSPLSQGAIISGSKGKPWALVCETELFGQRISQQRRRDKQRQISSDALIKDLAELKVGQPIVHLDHGVALYQGLETLDTGGLVAEYLKLEYSGGDKLYVPVSSLNLISRYSVGPDEEAHLNKLGNETWSKAKRKAIEKIRDVAAELLDVYARRQARPGEACQLDQQEYAQFASSFPYEETVDQEMAIDAVLTDMCSPTSMDRLVCGDVGFGKTEVAMRAAFVAVNDNKQVAILVPTTLLAQQHYENFKDRFADWPIKIEVLSRFKTAKEQQVVLDQLTNGQVDIVIGTHKLLQSEAKFENLGLLIIDEEHRFGVRQKEKIKALRANIDILTLTATPIPRTLNMAMSGMRDLSIIATPPAKRLAVKTFVREYDDATVREALLREILRGGQVYFLHNNVETIEKRARELEDLLPEARVVTAHGQMRERDLEKVMADFYHQKYNVLVCTTIIETGIDVPSANTIVIERADHFGLAQLHQLRGRVGRSHHQAYAYLMTPHPKRMTKDARKRLEAIGALEDLGAGFMLATQDLEIRGAGELLGDEQSGHISKIGFTLYMEMLEDAVKSLKEGREPSLDQMLRGQCEIDLRIPALLPEDYVHDVNVRLSIYKRIANSKSETALDELKVELIDRFGLLPQATKNLLELTLYKHQATALGIAKIEMHAKGGSMEFRDDHIIDPGFIIGLLQSQPQNYRMDGPSKLKFLMPTEADKDRLALLSLIISQLMQHRLGELRA, from the coding sequence ATGAATGCTTTCTCTGTCCTGACGCCCCCAAAAGTTAAAGGGGTAAAAACGCCTCAAACCCTAAGTCAATTGCATGGTGCTGCTCAAGCAATCACCTTAGCGAATATCGGCGCTAATTATAACGGTTTAACCTTGGTCGTTACCCATGACACGCCCAGCGCGCTGCAACTGGAAACTGAACTTAAATATCTGCTTAAACCGGCATCTGTCCCAGTACTCCTGTTCCCAGACAGAGAAACCTTGCCTTATGACAGTTTCTCACCCCATCAAGATCTGGTATCACAAAGATTAGAGACACTATCTCGGATCTCCATCGAAAAACAGAGTCTGGTGATTGTTCCAATAAGCACCTTGATGGTAAGACTACCGCCGCAATCATTTCTAACGGGTAATGTGCTGCTGCTCAACAAGGGCGATATCTACCAACTCGAGCAAGTGCGTCAGCAGTTGGTGAATACCGGGTATCACCTAGTCGAACAAGTTTATGAACATGGTGAGTTTGCCGTACGAGGCTCTATCATCGATATTTTCCCGATGGGCTCCAATAACCCCTATCGTATAGAACTCTTCGACAATGAAGTTGAATCTATTCGCCAGTTTGATCCTGAAACTCAGCGTTCAAGTGCTGAAATAGAGGGGATTCGACTACTACCAGCAAAAGAGTTTCCCACTGATGATGCGGCTATAGAAGGATTTAGACAGCGTTATCGTCGTCAGTTTGATGTGGTCGTTAAAGAGCCTGAATCAATCTATCAGATGGTCAGTCGCAAAGTGATGCCTGCAGGTATTGAAAGTTATCTGCCACTGTTTTTTGATGAAACAGCCACCCTGTTTGATTACCTACCAGAACAGACACAACTGGTCGCCCTCGGAGATTTAGAAACAGCGGCGAAATCCCATCTTAATGAAGTCGCTCAGCGTTATGAAAATCGTCGCGTTGATCCTTTAAGACCCTTATTACCACCGAAAGATCTTTATTTACTTGCAGAGCAAGTATTTCAAGCGTTTAAGCAATTGCCAAGGCTACTGTGTAAGGGGCGAGATTTCCAAGGCACGAGTATTCCAGCCAAAGTTGAAGCATTGCCAGATATCGCCTCAAATCATAAATTGAAACAGCCGCTTATCGCGCTGCAAGAGTATGCAAGCTCTGGCATTTCAATCCTGTTTTGCGCCGAATCGGAAGGCCGACGCGAAGCGCTCATAGAGCTGCTTGCTAAGATAGAGATAAAACCTCAACTATTTGATCACTTCAATCAATTTGTTGAAAATCCAGCACAATTTGGTCTTATCGTTTCGCCCCTGTCTCAAGGGGCTATTATTAGTGGTAGCAAAGGCAAACCATGGGCGCTAGTGTGTGAGACCGAGCTTTTCGGTCAACGTATCTCGCAACAACGCAGACGAGATAAGCAGCGCCAGATCAGCAGCGATGCATTAATTAAAGACTTGGCCGAACTTAAAGTCGGTCAGCCTATCGTACATTTAGATCATGGTGTGGCGCTCTACCAAGGGTTAGAAACCCTCGACACCGGAGGGCTTGTTGCCGAATACCTCAAACTTGAGTATTCAGGCGGCGATAAGCTCTATGTCCCCGTCTCTTCCCTTAATCTTATTAGTCGCTACAGTGTTGGCCCCGATGAAGAAGCCCATCTCAACAAGCTGGGTAATGAAACCTGGAGCAAAGCAAAACGCAAAGCGATTGAAAAGATCCGTGATGTTGCAGCAGAGCTACTTGATGTTTATGCCAGAAGACAAGCTAGGCCGGGTGAAGCTTGCCAGCTCGACCAACAAGAATATGCGCAGTTTGCCAGTAGCTTTCCCTATGAGGAAACCGTCGATCAAGAAATGGCTATCGATGCCGTGCTCACCGACATGTGCTCGCCGACTTCAATGGATCGCTTGGTCTGTGGTGACGTTGGTTTCGGTAAAACCGAAGTCGCAATGCGCGCGGCATTTGTGGCTGTAAATGATAATAAGCAGGTTGCTATTTTAGTGCCGACTACCCTGCTCGCTCAGCAACATTATGAGAACTTTAAAGATAGGTTTGCCGACTGGCCAATCAAGATTGAAGTATTATCGCGTTTTAAAACCGCCAAAGAGCAACAAGTGGTACTCGACCAATTAACCAATGGCCAGGTCGACATCGTCATCGGCACCCATAAACTGCTGCAGTCCGAAGCTAAATTTGAAAATTTAGGCCTACTGATCATCGATGAAGAACACCGCTTTGGTGTAAGACAAAAAGAAAAAATTAAGGCCCTTAGAGCAAATATTGATATTTTAACGCTTACGGCGACACCGATCCCTAGAACCCTCAATATGGCCATGTCTGGTATGCGAGATCTATCAATTATTGCGACCCCGCCCGCTAAACGATTAGCGGTCAAAACCTTTGTGCGAGAGTATGACGATGCAACGGTACGCGAGGCGCTATTGCGTGAGATCTTAAGGGGTGGTCAGGTTTATTTTCTGCACAACAACGTCGAAACCATTGAGAAACGCGCACGAGAACTCGAAGATCTACTTCCTGAAGCTCGGGTTGTCACCGCTCATGGCCAGATGCGTGAACGGGATCTGGAAAAGGTGATGGCTGATTTTTATCACCAAAAATACAATGTGTTAGTGTGTACAACGATCATTGAGACTGGTATCGATGTGCCAAGTGCCAACACAATCGTGATAGAACGCGCCGATCACTTTGGCTTAGCGCAACTACATCAGCTTCGTGGTCGTGTGGGTCGTTCTCATCATCAAGCCTACGCCTATTTGATGACCCCGCACCCGAAACGAATGACCAAAGATGCGCGCAAACGACTCGAAGCGATTGGTGCCCTAGAAGATCTTGGCGCAGGTTTTATGCTAGCAACGCAAGACTTGGAGATCCGTGGTGCTGGTGAACTCTTAGGTGATGAGCAGAGTGGCCACATTTCTAAGATAGGTTTCACCCTATACATGGAGATGTTAGAAGACGCGGTGAAATCATTAAAAGAAGGAAGAGAACCATCACTCGATCAGATGCTCCGAGGCCAATGTGAAATTGACCTTCGCATTCCAGCCTTACTGCCAGAAGACTATGTTCATGACGTTAATGTCCGTTTATCAATCTATAAACGCATAGCCAACAGTAAAAGCGAAACAGCACTTGATGAACTAAAAGTCGAACTGATCGACCGCTTTGGCCTATTGCCACAAGCTACAAAAAATCTATTAGAGTTGACCCTATATAAACATCAAGCAACGGCATTAGGCATAGCCAAAATAGAAATGCACGCCAAAGGCGGAAGCATGGAGTTTAGGGACGACCATATTATCGATCCTGGCTTTATTATTGGCCTATTGCAGAGTCAGCCACAAAATTATCGTATGGATGGCCCAAGTAAGTTAAAATTCCTTATGCCTACAGAAGCAGATAAAGATCGTTTAGCCTTATTGTCGCTAATCATCTCACAGCTTATGCAACATCGTCTTGGAGAACTACGTGCTTAA
- the lolE gene encoding lipoprotein-releasing ABC transporter permease subunit LolE → MSQMLSFWVGWRFYMARQSNRFISFISFASTAGIALGVAVLITVLSAMNGFENELEQRLLGVVPHGELTGVNEPIRDWQKIAEDAQLIEGIEGTAPFIRLQGLIQKPGGFQGLSVIGIDPAFEANVSNIAQFMDDSSWQALNQSRNNIVLGKGLADSLSLKVGDNISLYTPDFAAKKTETKRIGSAKSHRFVVAGIFDIGGELDMTTAYIPLAYGAQILGLSDGVSGVRIKVDDVFAAPRLIRSLGYSQQQYMYLSDWTRTQGHLYQDIQLVRAVMYLVLALVIAVACFNIVSTLVMAVRDKQSEIAILLTMGMAKITVMGIFVVQGALNGSLGCLIGGVLGVVIALNLSAMASLVEQALGVQLLSADVYFIDFLPSQLHWQDVLLVVSLAFIMSLISTLYPAWKASQTMPATALAGR, encoded by the coding sequence ATGAGCCAGATGCTGTCATTTTGGGTCGGCTGGCGCTTCTACATGGCGAGACAGTCCAACCGTTTTATCAGTTTTATCTCTTTTGCCTCAACCGCAGGTATCGCCCTTGGCGTCGCGGTGTTGATCACTGTGCTGTCGGCGATGAATGGTTTTGAGAATGAGTTAGAGCAACGTCTGTTAGGTGTTGTTCCTCATGGTGAATTAACCGGGGTTAATGAACCTATTCGCGATTGGCAAAAAATTGCCGAAGATGCCCAATTAATTGAAGGGATTGAGGGAACCGCACCTTTTATTCGTTTGCAGGGGTTGATCCAAAAGCCAGGTGGGTTTCAGGGGCTTTCTGTCATTGGGATCGATCCCGCTTTTGAAGCGAATGTCTCCAATATCGCCCAGTTTATGGATGATTCCAGTTGGCAGGCGTTAAATCAAAGTCGCAACAATATCGTACTGGGTAAGGGGTTAGCCGATAGCTTATCCCTGAAAGTTGGTGATAATATTAGTTTATACACGCCTGATTTTGCTGCAAAAAAGACAGAAACGAAACGCATTGGTTCGGCCAAGAGCCATCGCTTTGTCGTTGCTGGGATATTTGATATCGGTGGTGAATTAGATATGACCACAGCGTATATTCCACTGGCTTATGGCGCGCAGATTTTAGGGCTGAGCGATGGGGTGAGTGGTGTACGGATTAAAGTCGATGATGTATTTGCAGCGCCTCGGCTAATAAGAAGTTTAGGTTATAGTCAGCAGCAGTATATGTATTTGTCTGATTGGACTCGGACTCAGGGGCATCTTTATCAGGATATACAGCTGGTTAGGGCTGTAATGTATCTGGTTTTGGCGTTAGTTATTGCGGTTGCTTGCTTTAACATAGTGTCGACTTTAGTGATGGCTGTTCGTGATAAACAGTCAGAAATTGCCATATTACTCACCATGGGAATGGCTAAAATTACCGTGATGGGCATTTTTGTTGTACAAGGTGCGTTAAATGGGAGCTTAGGCTGCTTAATAGGTGGCGTGCTTGGGGTTGTCATTGCGTTAAACTTGAGTGCGATGGCAAGTTTAGTCGAACAGGCTTTAGGGGTCCAACTGCTTTCGGCTGATGTTTACTTTATTGACTTTCTACCATCTCAGCTGCATTGGCAAGATGTGCTTTTAGTGGTTAGTTTAGCGTTTATTATGAGTCTGATCTCGACCTTGTATCCAGCATGGAAAGCAAGCCAAACCATGCCTGCCACAGCATTAGCGGGTAGATAA
- a CDS encoding DNA internalization-related competence protein ComEC/Rec2, with product MNRFMFGYCATIISALLWPSLLSASQAWYCIGVALLFLRWSRLIAGGLFAVAWISLFCQQLLVFDSIDNDAHISVRGEIISLVYRNSDWISADIRVLDNNSSILVTQYMRVAWPLAAKANVGEQWQLKIKPKSISSPLNQGGFNRQRYYLSKHIIGKGKVVAAERIEAVAGVRSSLIRQFTPTVSEFPNGDLILALMLGNKQLITTEHWQGLKQSGTGHLISISGLHLSVLALWCIALMRLALSRFRPTPTANNLHLAAMFALLVCFVYAYLAGFALPTQRALIMLGLVMILSVLRRHSTPFERLLWALFVVLLLDPVSMMSAGFWLSFSALAIILGFSHAQSREISAEVTTLWQRFKRSVSQLWSLQWRLSLLLGVLQMLLFGGAAPLSLLFNLIFVPWFSLVVIPLTFLLMVCYLITGGSQMVTTALLTLLDSAINPLTWSFPLLQSFPYGWVSVSSQLSVIIVYAILAFCILRIITKPMWRYLLIILLLPGLLLLLKPWSDDFRHDWKLHLLDVGQGLSAVIEKQGRAIIYDTGSAFGQDFSYAKQAIIPFLQYRGIADVDHLILSHGDNDHAGGADDLIKQYPQLQLITDLDDHQAMECRPSRFYWQALTVNILGPTSPMSGNNGSCVVQFSDGVSEVLLPGDIEIDAEQALIKQYGDSLSSVLRSRVLVAPHHGSNTSSSNGFIKAVSPELVFYPAGLNNRYGFPKSEVVSRYENASIAQYGVGVNGQLSVNFEQDGVKVNSFRYDISPFWYNRVFEFGVFGNTE from the coding sequence ATGAATCGATTTATGTTCGGCTATTGTGCGACCATTATTTCGGCACTTCTGTGGCCGTCTTTACTTTCTGCGTCCCAAGCCTGGTACTGTATTGGGGTTGCGCTCTTATTTCTGCGCTGGTCAAGGCTAATAGCGGGTGGTTTGTTCGCTGTAGCTTGGATCAGCTTGTTTTGCCAACAATTATTGGTATTTGATTCTATCGATAATGACGCACACATATCAGTAAGGGGCGAAATCATATCACTAGTTTATCGAAACAGCGACTGGATAAGTGCCGATATTCGTGTATTGGATAACAATTCTTCTATCTTAGTAACTCAGTATATGCGAGTTGCTTGGCCATTAGCGGCAAAAGCGAATGTGGGTGAACAGTGGCAATTGAAGATAAAACCCAAGTCTATTTCAAGTCCGCTTAATCAAGGGGGCTTTAATCGCCAACGTTATTATTTGTCTAAACATATTATAGGAAAAGGTAAGGTCGTTGCTGCAGAACGTATTGAAGCCGTTGCAGGTGTGCGTTCATCGTTGATTCGCCAATTCACGCCAACGGTTAGTGAGTTTCCAAATGGTGATCTGATTTTGGCCTTGATGCTTGGAAATAAGCAATTGATCACCACAGAGCATTGGCAAGGGCTGAAACAGAGTGGTACTGGACACCTTATTTCCATTTCAGGCCTACATCTGTCGGTGTTGGCCCTGTGGTGTATTGCTTTGATGCGTTTAGCCCTGAGTCGATTTCGACCGACTCCAACGGCGAACAATCTTCATCTTGCCGCCATGTTTGCGCTATTGGTGTGCTTTGTTTATGCCTACCTCGCTGGATTTGCCTTGCCGACTCAAAGAGCGCTAATCATGCTTGGGCTTGTGATGATATTAAGTGTTTTACGTCGACATTCTACCCCTTTTGAACGCTTGCTTTGGGCATTGTTTGTGGTGTTGTTACTTGATCCTGTCAGTATGATGAGTGCAGGCTTTTGGCTCTCTTTTAGCGCATTAGCCATTATATTAGGGTTTAGTCATGCGCAGAGTCGAGAAATATCAGCTGAGGTCACCACCCTTTGGCAGCGATTCAAGCGAAGTGTTAGCCAGCTCTGGTCACTGCAGTGGCGCTTAAGTTTACTACTGGGGGTGTTGCAAATGTTGCTGTTTGGCGGCGCAGCGCCTTTATCTTTACTGTTTAACTTAATCTTTGTGCCCTGGTTTAGCCTAGTGGTAATTCCGCTTACCTTTCTCCTTATGGTTTGCTATCTGATCACGGGTGGTTCACAGATGGTCACGACGGCGCTTTTAACACTGTTAGATAGTGCGATAAATCCACTTACATGGAGTTTTCCACTGTTGCAGTCATTTCCCTATGGCTGGGTCTCGGTATCATCTCAACTGTCTGTCATTATCGTCTACGCCATACTCGCCTTTTGTATATTGCGGATCATCACCAAGCCGATGTGGCGTTATCTCCTCATCATATTATTGCTGCCAGGTTTATTGCTATTACTAAAGCCTTGGTCTGATGATTTTCGTCACGACTGGAAATTACATTTGTTAGATGTAGGTCAAGGTTTAAGTGCGGTGATTGAAAAGCAGGGGCGGGCAATTATTTATGATACTGGTTCCGCTTTTGGACAGGACTTCAGTTATGCAAAACAAGCCATTATTCCATTTTTGCAATATCGCGGAATAGCAGATGTCGATCATTTGATTTTGAGCCATGGTGATAACGATCATGCTGGTGGCGCCGATGATTTAATCAAGCAATATCCGCAGCTGCAGTTGATCACAGATCTCGATGATCACCAAGCGATGGAGTGCAGGCCGTCGAGGTTTTATTGGCAGGCGTTAACGGTGAACATATTAGGACCAACTTCTCCAATGTCTGGTAACAATGGCTCTTGCGTGGTGCAATTTAGTGACGGTGTTAGTGAGGTACTCTTGCCTGGTGATATTGAAATTGATGCAGAGCAAGCGTTAATTAAACAATATGGCGACTCGCTGAGTAGTGTTCTTCGCAGTCGTGTGCTGGTCGCACCGCATCACGGCAGTAATACCTCATCCAGTAACGGCTTTATTAAGGCTGTATCACCCGAGCTGGTTTTTTATCCTGCGGGATTAAATAATCGTTACGGCTTTCCCAAATCTGAGGTGGTGTCCCGATATGAAAATGCATCTATTGCTCAGTATGGTGTTGGTGTTAATGGCCAGTTAAGTGTGAATTTTGAACAAGATGGCGTAAAAGTGAATAGCTTTCGGTACGATATTTCACCATTTTGGTACAATAGAGTGTTTGAATTTGGTGTGTTCGGTAATACAGAGTAG
- a CDS encoding DUF2062 domain-containing protein, protein MPKKIIERFMPKPETLQNHKHLQMFGKLLHKPNLWALNRRSAPMAFAVGLFVAWVPMPFQMVLAAALAIVFNCNLPIAVALVWITNPITMPFMFYAAYLFGAKLLSHPPQRFTFEASWQWIESSLSTIGPPFLLGCVVFGVIFAAVGYFIVHNLWKYSILFKWKNRTK, encoded by the coding sequence ATGCCAAAAAAAATCATTGAAAGGTTTATGCCAAAGCCTGAAACGCTGCAAAATCATAAGCATTTGCAGATGTTTGGTAAACTGTTGCATAAACCAAATTTATGGGCGCTTAATCGCCGTTCAGCTCCTATGGCATTTGCCGTCGGATTATTTGTTGCGTGGGTACCTATGCCATTTCAGATGGTATTAGCCGCTGCACTCGCCATTGTATTCAATTGCAATCTACCCATAGCGGTTGCATTGGTTTGGATAACCAACCCAATCACTATGCCATTTATGTTCTACGCGGCTTATCTATTTGGTGCAAAGCTGCTAAGCCATCCACCACAGCGATTCACATTTGAAGCCAGCTGGCAATGGATTGAGTCATCACTTTCTACCATAGGCCCACCATTTCTATTAGGGTGTGTAGTTTTTGGGGTTATTTTTGCTGCTGTAGGCTATTTTATTGTGCATAATTTGTGGAAATACTCCATTTTATTCAAATGGAAAAACCGCACAAAGTAG